The proteins below are encoded in one region of Elgaria multicarinata webbii isolate HBS135686 ecotype San Diego chromosome 20, rElgMul1.1.pri, whole genome shotgun sequence:
- the MUL1 gene encoding mitochondrial ubiquitin ligase activator of NFKB 1 isoform X1, which translates to MDAAGRPSTGQVILLATSSAVTAILYAVYRHKSKVVHSLKAAKKISLDQDLKSILMEAPGKCVPYAVIEVVGFHPTPHLIGVVRSVKETLNSQFVENCKGVVQRLTLQEHKMVWNRTTHLWNDYEKIIHQRTNTTTFDLVPQEGEADVSVRVQKPLDATELSLETVYEKFHPSVQSLTDVIGHYISGERPKGIRETEEMLKVGAVLTGVGELVLDNRTIKLQPPKQGLHYYLSSLDFDALLQKRESSVRLWRVLTVVFGFATCAVLFAILHKQYRRHQERRRLRQMQETIAAGGDAANTCVICLSHSRTCVFLDCGHVCSCDKCYQALPRPPRCPICRQEIARVVPLYNS; encoded by the exons ATGGATGCTGCCGGGCGTCCTTCAACAGGCCAAGTTATTCTCCTGGCAACCAGTTCAGCTGTAACTGCAATTCTCTATGCCGTTTACAGACACAAGTCAAAAGTTGTTCACAGCCTGAAG GCAGCCAAAAAGATCTCCCTAGACCAGGACTTGAAGAGTATCCTTATGGAAGCGCCAGGAAAGTGTGTTCCCTATGCAGTGATAGAAG TTGTtggtttccaccccaccccccacctgatAGGTGTTGTACGGTCTGTTAAGGAAACTCTCAACAGCCAGTTCGTGGAAAACTGCAAGGGAGTGGTTCAAAGGCTCACCCTCCAGGAGCACAAGATGGTGTGGAACCGAACCACTCACCTCTG GAACGACTACGAGAAGATCATCCACCAGAGAACCAACACCACGACTTTTGATTTGGTGCCCCAGGAAGGAGAAGCCGACGTCTCAGTCCGGGTCCAGAAGCCGCTGGACGCCACCGAGCTCAGCTTGGAAACGGTGTACGAAAAGTTCCACCCCTCCGTCCAGTCCTTGACCGACGTGATCGGCCACTACATCAGCGGGGAGCGGCCCAAAGGCATCCGGGAGACGGAGGAGATGTTGAAGGTGGGGGCGGTGCTCACCGGGGTGGGGGAGCTGGTCCTCGACAACCGCACCATCAAGCTGCAGCCCCCCAAGCAGGGCCTGCATTACTACCTCAGCAGCCTGGACTTCGACGCCTTGCTCCAGAAGCGAGAGTCGAGCGTCCGGCTCTGGAGGGTCCTGACCGTCGTCTTCGGCTTCGCCACCTGCGCCGTGCTCTTCGCCATCCTGCACAAGCAGTACCGCCGGCACCAGGAGCGACGGCGCCTGCGGCAGATGCAGGAGACGATCGCGGCCGGCGGGGACGCGGCCAACACCTGCGTCATCTGCCTGAGCCACAGCCGCACCTGCGTCTTCCTCGACTGCGGGCACGTGTGCTCGTGCGACAAGTGCTACCAGGCCCTCCCGAGGCCCCCGCGTTGTCCCATCTGCAGGCAAGAGATCGCCAGAGTGGTGCCTTTATATAACAGCTGA
- the MUL1 gene encoding mitochondrial ubiquitin ligase activator of NFKB 1 isoform X2, with translation MDAAGRPSTGQVILLATSSAVTAILYAVYRHKSKVVHSLKAAKKISLDQDLKSILMEAPGKCVPYAVIEGVVRSVKETLNSQFVENCKGVVQRLTLQEHKMVWNRTTHLWNDYEKIIHQRTNTTTFDLVPQEGEADVSVRVQKPLDATELSLETVYEKFHPSVQSLTDVIGHYISGERPKGIRETEEMLKVGAVLTGVGELVLDNRTIKLQPPKQGLHYYLSSLDFDALLQKRESSVRLWRVLTVVFGFATCAVLFAILHKQYRRHQERRRLRQMQETIAAGGDAANTCVICLSHSRTCVFLDCGHVCSCDKCYQALPRPPRCPICRQEIARVVPLYNS, from the exons ATGGATGCTGCCGGGCGTCCTTCAACAGGCCAAGTTATTCTCCTGGCAACCAGTTCAGCTGTAACTGCAATTCTCTATGCCGTTTACAGACACAAGTCAAAAGTTGTTCACAGCCTGAAG GCAGCCAAAAAGATCTCCCTAGACCAGGACTTGAAGAGTATCCTTATGGAAGCGCCAGGAAAGTGTGTTCCCTATGCAGTGATAGAAG GTGTTGTACGGTCTGTTAAGGAAACTCTCAACAGCCAGTTCGTGGAAAACTGCAAGGGAGTGGTTCAAAGGCTCACCCTCCAGGAGCACAAGATGGTGTGGAACCGAACCACTCACCTCTG GAACGACTACGAGAAGATCATCCACCAGAGAACCAACACCACGACTTTTGATTTGGTGCCCCAGGAAGGAGAAGCCGACGTCTCAGTCCGGGTCCAGAAGCCGCTGGACGCCACCGAGCTCAGCTTGGAAACGGTGTACGAAAAGTTCCACCCCTCCGTCCAGTCCTTGACCGACGTGATCGGCCACTACATCAGCGGGGAGCGGCCCAAAGGCATCCGGGAGACGGAGGAGATGTTGAAGGTGGGGGCGGTGCTCACCGGGGTGGGGGAGCTGGTCCTCGACAACCGCACCATCAAGCTGCAGCCCCCCAAGCAGGGCCTGCATTACTACCTCAGCAGCCTGGACTTCGACGCCTTGCTCCAGAAGCGAGAGTCGAGCGTCCGGCTCTGGAGGGTCCTGACCGTCGTCTTCGGCTTCGCCACCTGCGCCGTGCTCTTCGCCATCCTGCACAAGCAGTACCGCCGGCACCAGGAGCGACGGCGCCTGCGGCAGATGCAGGAGACGATCGCGGCCGGCGGGGACGCGGCCAACACCTGCGTCATCTGCCTGAGCCACAGCCGCACCTGCGTCTTCCTCGACTGCGGGCACGTGTGCTCGTGCGACAAGTGCTACCAGGCCCTCCCGAGGCCCCCGCGTTGTCCCATCTGCAGGCAAGAGATCGCCAGAGTGGTGCCTTTATATAACAGCTGA